The Pseudolabrys sp. FHR47 genome contains a region encoding:
- a CDS encoding methyl-accepting chemotaxis protein → MPRLSNIRIGAKLAIMSGITILLVGILIVSQLLTGAHIQQANINTDRRTDLALDAALAKGAVRGMRIAATYIRQANDIKSLETQFDEYKKAYAEFIEKVDHIASTTTIPARIEQTKQMKANSAIYAKVVGDLQAGRREIIAIQDKAKGSALSEADKARIAELEDSASKGATLAIPAAQAIIKMTDEIVVATTKTAEESKAEAQQAVSFATLVTIVLGIVTIGVIALTALLGTVMIARPLRALIRPLESVAEGNFAIQVPGAERKDEVGQIAHAVEAMAQKVSATIAEIKASGREVTNASAEIAASTTDLSQRTEEQAASLEETSAAMEELAATVRKNAENAQLANQDANATREVADRGGQVVAKAVDAMAKIEESSRKISDIIGVIDEIARQTNLLALNAAVEAARAGEAGRGFAVVASEVRSLAQRSSQAAKDIKDLITNSNGQVKDGVDLVNRAGQSLTEIVESIKKVASVVSEIANASAEQATGIDEINRALNQMDEVTQQNSALVEENAATAKTLEHQAKSMDEQVAFFQIAAGHDAQGYKPAATTRAEPARPVAKPAVAKVASAKPAAPAKAVPVRKTVNAGPARSMQTALAKAVNTDDWKEF, encoded by the coding sequence ATGCCCCGCCTTTCGAATATCCGCATTGGTGCCAAATTGGCGATCATGTCGGGTATCACGATCCTTCTTGTCGGTATCCTGATCGTCAGCCAGTTACTGACCGGCGCGCACATTCAGCAGGCCAATATCAACACGGACCGCCGGACTGATCTCGCGCTCGATGCGGCCCTGGCCAAGGGTGCGGTCCGCGGAATGCGGATCGCCGCCACCTACATTCGCCAAGCAAACGATATCAAGTCTCTCGAAACGCAGTTTGACGAATACAAGAAGGCCTACGCCGAGTTCATCGAGAAGGTCGACCACATCGCTTCGACGACCACGATTCCCGCGCGGATCGAGCAGACGAAGCAGATGAAGGCGAACAGCGCGATCTACGCCAAAGTCGTTGGAGACCTTCAGGCCGGCCGCCGCGAGATCATCGCCATTCAGGATAAAGCTAAGGGAAGCGCCTTGTCGGAAGCCGACAAAGCGCGGATTGCCGAACTGGAAGATTCCGCGTCCAAGGGCGCGACTCTGGCTATCCCGGCCGCCCAGGCCATCATCAAGATGACCGACGAGATCGTCGTTGCGACGACCAAGACTGCGGAAGAATCCAAAGCCGAAGCGCAGCAGGCCGTGAGCTTTGCGACCCTCGTCACGATCGTCCTCGGCATCGTAACGATCGGTGTTATCGCCCTCACCGCCTTGCTTGGCACCGTGATGATCGCGCGTCCGCTGCGGGCCTTGATTCGTCCGCTTGAGAGTGTTGCGGAGGGCAACTTCGCCATCCAGGTGCCGGGCGCGGAGCGCAAGGACGAAGTCGGCCAGATCGCCCACGCCGTCGAAGCCATGGCGCAGAAGGTCTCAGCCACCATCGCCGAGATCAAGGCCTCGGGCCGCGAGGTCACCAACGCCTCGGCCGAGATCGCCGCCTCGACCACGGATCTGTCGCAGCGCACCGAAGAGCAGGCCGCCAGCCTCGAAGAGACCTCGGCTGCTATGGAAGAGCTCGCCGCCACCGTGCGCAAGAACGCCGAGAACGCCCAGCTCGCCAACCAGGACGCCAACGCCACCCGCGAGGTCGCCGATCGCGGCGGTCAGGTCGTCGCCAAGGCGGTCGATGCCATGGCGAAGATCGAAGAATCATCGCGCAAGATTTCGGACATCATCGGTGTCATCGACGAGATCGCGCGCCAAACCAACCTCTTGGCCCTCAACGCGGCTGTCGAAGCGGCCCGCGCCGGCGAAGCCGGCCGTGGCTTCGCCGTGGTCGCCTCCGAAGTGCGCAGCCTGGCGCAGCGCTCGTCGCAGGCGGCGAAAGACATCAAGGACCTGATCACCAACTCGAATGGTCAGGTGAAGGATGGCGTCGATCTGGTCAACCGCGCCGGCCAGTCGCTGACCGAGATCGTGGAATCGATCAAGAAGGTGGCGTCGGTGGTGTCGGAAATCGCCAATGCCTCGGCCGAGCAGGCCACCGGCATCGACGAGATTAACCGTGCGCTGAACCAGATGGACGAGGTGACGCAGCAGAACTCGGCTTTGGTCGAGGAGAACGCCGCCACCGCCAAGACGCTGGAGCATCAGGCCAAATCGATGGACGAGCAGGTCGCGTTCTTTCAGATCGCGGCCGGTCACGACGCTCAAGGCTACAAGCCGGCGGCGACCACGCGGGCCGAACCCGCCCGACCGGTGGCCAAGCCGGCTGTCGCCAAGGTCGCTTCTGCCAAGCCCGCTGCGCCGGCCAAGGCCGTGCCGGTCCGCAAGACCGTCAATGCCGGTCCGGCGCGCAGCATGCAGACCGCCCTCGCCAAGGCCGTCAACACCGACGACTGGAAGGAATTCTGA
- a CDS encoding chemotaxis response regulator protein-glutamate methylesterase, whose translation MDKKIKVLIVDDSAVIRQLLSMLLSEDPEIEVVGTAGDPLIARDRIKALNPDVVTLDVEMPNMDGVTFLRKIMTLRPMPVVMVSTLTQAGAETTLEALEIGAVDFIAKPVHDVAHGLTEIAGELRAKVKQAARARIGRGAAPSVSRKTTTRIYSAGGEKLVAIGASTGGVEALKTVLMDLPAQCPPIVVTQHMPPRFTAAFAERLNRECPMRVSEAKHNDPIEPGHVYIAPGSHHLEVVRVSNQYRCTLSESAPVSGHRPSVDVLFRSVADTVGRGAVGAILTGMGKDGAEGLLAMRKAGAYTLGQDESSALIYGMPRVAFERGAVMKQVSLSHMADAIMEACESSAKSAVRA comes from the coding sequence ATGGACAAGAAAATCAAGGTTCTCATCGTCGACGATTCCGCCGTCATCCGTCAGCTTCTGTCGATGCTGCTGTCGGAGGATCCGGAGATCGAGGTCGTCGGCACCGCTGGCGATCCGCTGATTGCCCGCGATCGTATCAAGGCGCTCAATCCGGATGTGGTGACGCTTGACGTCGAGATGCCGAACATGGACGGCGTCACCTTCCTGCGCAAAATCATGACGTTGCGACCGATGCCGGTCGTGATGGTCTCGACCCTCACGCAGGCGGGTGCCGAAACCACACTCGAGGCGCTGGAAATAGGCGCTGTCGATTTCATCGCCAAACCGGTTCACGACGTGGCGCACGGATTGACGGAGATTGCCGGTGAATTGCGCGCCAAGGTCAAGCAGGCCGCACGCGCGCGAATCGGACGCGGTGCGGCGCCGTCGGTTTCGCGCAAGACGACGACACGAATTTACAGCGCCGGCGGGGAAAAGCTCGTGGCCATCGGCGCTTCGACGGGCGGTGTCGAAGCTCTAAAGACGGTATTAATGGACCTTCCGGCACAATGCCCGCCGATTGTCGTCACCCAACACATGCCGCCGCGATTCACCGCGGCTTTTGCCGAGCGGCTCAACCGCGAATGTCCAATGAGGGTCTCCGAGGCCAAGCACAACGATCCGATTGAACCGGGGCACGTCTATATTGCGCCCGGCTCGCATCATCTCGAGGTCGTGCGGGTCTCGAATCAATATCGCTGCACGCTGAGCGAATCGGCGCCTGTCTCCGGCCACAGGCCTTCGGTCGATGTGCTGTTCCGCTCGGTCGCCGATACCGTCGGTCGCGGTGCCGTCGGAGCAATCCTTACGGGTATGGGCAAGGACGGCGCGGAAGGCCTGCTCGCCATGCGCAAGGCCGGCGCATACACGCTCGGCCAGGACGAAAGCTCGGCCCTCATCTATGGCATGCCGCGCGTGGCATTCGAGCGCGGCGCCGTCATGAAGCAGGTGTCGCTCTCGCACATGGCTGACGCGATCATGGAAGCCTGCGAGTCCTCCGCCAAATCCGCGGTCCGGGCATAA
- a CDS encoding DUF2336 domain-containing protein, whose protein sequence is MSNNAFLTELEEVLTNGPADKRAKTLRRVTDLFVFGSSHFSEDHVKMFDQVFRHLMADIETSARAALAERLKSVPNAPVGVIRDLAMDDDISVAGPVLAESSRIDNASLVETARTKSQPHLMAISNRKEIAETVTDVLVERGDRDVALNVARNKGARFSETGYLRLVKRSQGDDELARTVGARPEIPRQHFLRLLSTASNAVREALQTAHPEIASHVESVVDKVASDIQMKAVLSHDYTAARDLIENMKRADNLTERDVDAFARAGKFEETAVALSMMGDMPLNLVERAMIFDREETILLVAKAIGLSWATTRAILMLCAGRSGLAADTVDNCRTIYNKLKPETAAQVIAFQRSKRPS, encoded by the coding sequence ATGTCGAATAATGCCTTCCTCACCGAGTTGGAAGAAGTGCTCACCAATGGGCCGGCCGACAAGCGCGCCAAGACGCTGCGTCGGGTGACCGACCTGTTCGTATTCGGCTCCAGCCATTTCTCGGAAGATCACGTCAAGATGTTCGATCAGGTGTTTCGCCATCTGATGGCGGACATCGAGACATCGGCGCGTGCGGCATTGGCGGAGCGGCTCAAATCGGTGCCGAATGCGCCGGTTGGCGTCATTCGCGACCTGGCGATGGACGACGATATTTCCGTGGCCGGACCCGTGCTTGCTGAATCCAGCCGCATCGACAATGCCTCGCTGGTCGAGACCGCCCGCACCAAGAGCCAGCCGCATCTCATGGCGATCTCGAACCGCAAGGAAATCGCCGAAACAGTTACGGACGTGTTGGTTGAGCGCGGTGACCGCGATGTTGCTCTCAACGTTGCCCGTAACAAGGGTGCCCGGTTCTCCGAAACCGGCTATCTGCGGCTGGTGAAGCGCTCCCAGGGCGACGACGAATTGGCACGTACGGTCGGAGCCCGGCCGGAGATTCCGCGCCAGCACTTCCTGCGTCTCCTCTCGACGGCATCGAACGCGGTGCGTGAGGCGCTGCAAACCGCGCATCCCGAGATCGCCAGCCATGTCGAGAGCGTCGTCGACAAGGTCGCCTCCGACATTCAGATGAAGGCCGTGCTGTCTCACGACTATACTGCTGCGCGCGACCTCATCGAGAACATGAAGCGCGCGGACAACCTCACCGAACGTGATGTCGATGCCTTTGCGCGCGCAGGCAAGTTCGAGGAGACGGCAGTAGCGCTGTCGATGATGGGGGATATGCCGCTGAACCTTGTCGAGCGCGCCATGATTTTCGATCGTGAAGAAACGATTCTGCTGGTCGCCAAGGCGATTGGTCTGTCCTGGGCGACGACGCGCGCTATCCTGATGTTGTGCGCTGGCCGCAGCGGGCTCGCCGCCGATACGGTCGACAATTGCCGCACAATCTACAATAAGCTCAAGCCCGAAACCGCAGCGCAGGTCATCGCATTCCAGCGCAGCAAGCGGCCTAGCTGA
- a CDS encoding chemotaxis protein CheA, whose product MASLDDLKKTFFDECDEAMQQIEIGLTDIRSGEGNDETINAVFRGVHSVKGGAGIFGFEQLVEFAHVFETVLDGLRNGSLTATPENLDVLLSASDVLSDLVQMSRGGETIAEGFGAEVRSGLEQIIEQGGGSAGGDGDIAPAEFEGLDFMPVAVNLDDLAADEPPACDGRSVYKIVFRPKPEMLKKANEPLYVLRELRKLGEAEIEANSDNLPALSELEVDVPYLWWTITLRTEEKRAKVDEVFEFVMGDCDLSIEEEAPPVAATPMAAVTDPVMPEAIATLPVIEAPPVALAMPAPKAEIKPVAAKPEGETGGGAGRGKPAATTTRIELDRIDRVVNMVGELVISQAMLGQIVQDLPESTSMRLIQILDEVAHHTRELKDSVMSMRAQPVGSVFQRMPRLVREVAAKTHKKVRLEMHGETTEVDRSIIERLGDPLTHIIRNSVDHGVEAPAARIAAGKPEEGVIRLSAEHRGGRIVIEIKDDGAGINSERVLKIAREKGLVGSDAQLTEDEINNLIMMPGFSTAEVISDISGRGVGMDVVRSNIQDLGGRITLKSVRGQGMTIQLALPLTLAVMDGMVIKVGTQTYVMPLSAIVECLRPSRGEISALIGTHGMLQLRGEFVPIILLSDLLGVESAPGNNSERVVIVTDNGDGSRIGLVVDELLGHQQVVIKSIEESYGAVPGIAAATILGNGRVAFILDVEKLADLAAQTPITNHATSRAAQPALN is encoded by the coding sequence ATGGCAAGCTTGGACGATCTGAAGAAGACATTCTTCGACGAATGCGACGAAGCGATGCAGCAGATCGAGATTGGTCTCACCGACATCCGGTCGGGCGAGGGCAATGACGAGACGATCAATGCCGTGTTTCGCGGGGTTCACTCGGTCAAGGGTGGCGCCGGAATCTTCGGCTTCGAACAGCTTGTCGAATTTGCCCATGTCTTCGAGACAGTGCTCGACGGCCTACGCAACGGCAGCCTCACGGCGACGCCGGAAAATCTCGATGTCCTGCTGTCAGCGAGCGACGTGCTCTCCGACCTGGTGCAGATGTCGCGCGGCGGTGAAACCATTGCCGAGGGCTTCGGCGCCGAGGTGCGCAGTGGTCTCGAACAGATCATCGAGCAGGGGGGCGGCAGCGCTGGCGGCGACGGCGATATCGCTCCGGCCGAGTTCGAGGGCCTCGACTTCATGCCGGTTGCCGTCAATCTCGACGACTTGGCCGCCGACGAGCCCCCTGCTTGCGATGGCCGCAGCGTCTACAAGATCGTGTTCCGGCCGAAGCCGGAAATGCTGAAGAAGGCCAATGAGCCGCTCTATGTGCTTCGTGAGCTGCGTAAGCTTGGCGAGGCGGAAATAGAAGCCAATTCCGATAATCTGCCCGCGCTGTCGGAGCTCGAAGTCGACGTCCCCTATCTGTGGTGGACGATCACGCTGCGAACGGAAGAGAAGCGCGCCAAAGTCGACGAAGTGTTCGAATTCGTGATGGGTGACTGCGATCTGTCGATCGAAGAAGAGGCGCCGCCTGTCGCTGCCACGCCGATGGCCGCTGTCACCGACCCGGTAATGCCGGAAGCAATCGCGACTCTGCCGGTGATCGAGGCGCCTCCTGTGGCGCTTGCCATGCCGGCCCCGAAGGCCGAGATAAAGCCCGTTGCCGCGAAGCCGGAAGGTGAAACGGGTGGCGGTGCCGGCCGCGGCAAGCCCGCGGCAACCACGACCCGTATTGAGCTCGACCGTATCGACCGCGTCGTCAACATGGTCGGCGAACTCGTGATCTCGCAGGCCATGCTGGGCCAGATCGTGCAGGACCTGCCGGAATCGACCAGCATGCGCCTGATTCAGATTCTCGATGAGGTCGCGCATCACACGCGTGAACTCAAGGACAGCGTGATGTCCATGCGCGCCCAGCCGGTCGGCTCGGTGTTTCAGCGCATGCCGCGACTGGTCCGCGAGGTGGCGGCCAAGACGCACAAGAAGGTGCGTCTGGAAATGCACGGTGAAACCACCGAGGTCGACCGCTCGATCATCGAGCGCCTTGGCGATCCGCTCACGCACATCATCCGCAATTCTGTCGACCACGGCGTCGAGGCGCCGGCGGCGCGCATCGCTGCCGGCAAGCCGGAGGAAGGCGTGATCCGTCTTTCCGCTGAGCACCGTGGCGGCCGCATCGTTATCGAAATCAAGGATGATGGCGCTGGCATCAACTCTGAGCGTGTGCTCAAGATCGCGCGCGAGAAGGGCCTCGTTGGTTCCGACGCGCAACTCACCGAGGACGAAATCAATAATCTGATCATGATGCCGGGTTTCTCGACCGCCGAGGTGATATCGGACATCTCCGGCCGCGGCGTCGGCATGGACGTCGTGCGCAGCAATATTCAGGATCTCGGCGGGCGCATCACGCTGAAGTCGGTGCGTGGTCAAGGCATGACCATCCAGCTCGCTCTGCCACTGACGCTCGCGGTGATGGACGGCATGGTGATCAAGGTCGGGACGCAGACCTATGTCATGCCGTTGTCGGCGATCGTCGAATGCTTGCGGCCGTCGCGCGGCGAAATCAGCGCCCTGATCGGCACCCACGGGATGCTGCAATTGCGCGGCGAGTTCGTACCGATCATCCTGCTGTCGGACCTGCTCGGTGTCGAGTCGGCGCCCGGCAATAATAGCGAGCGCGTCGTGATCGTGACAGACAACGGTGACGGCTCGCGTATCGGCCTGGTGGTCGACGAGTTGCTCGGCCACCAGCAGGTCGTGATCAAGAGCATTGAGGAAAGCTACGGCGCCGTTCCCGGCATTGCCGCGGCGACGATTCTCGGCAACGGCCGGGTCGCCTTCATTCTCGACGTCGAGAAGTTGGCCGATCTCGCCGCCCAGACGCCCATCACCAACCACGCAACCAGCAGAGCGGCTCAACCCGCCTTGAACTAG
- a CDS encoding response regulator: MPVPGAIKVLVVDDQNSVRQMTRMALEEIGFRHIHEAENGVQAMETAAVQPLDLIISDYNMPEMDGLGLLRAVRGHPVARKVPFIMLTGRGDRELVVKAAQAGVNNYLVKPFTSAILRDKIEAVIGKLS; this comes from the coding sequence ATGCCAGTACCCGGAGCAATCAAGGTTCTCGTCGTCGACGACCAGAACAGCGTGCGGCAAATGACCCGCATGGCGCTCGAAGAGATCGGTTTCCGCCACATCCACGAGGCGGAGAACGGCGTTCAGGCGATGGAAACGGCAGCGGTGCAGCCGCTCGACCTGATCATTTCCGACTACAACATGCCGGAGATGGACGGGCTCGGCCTGCTGCGCGCGGTGCGCGGTCATCCGGTCGCCCGCAAGGTGCCCTTCATCATGCTCACCGGCCGCGGCGACCGCGAACTGGTGGTCAAGGCCGCGCAGGCCGGCGTGAACAACTACCTGGTCAAGCCCTTCACATCGGCGATTTTGCGCGACAAGATCGAAGCGGTTATCGGCAAGCTGTCGTAA
- a CDS encoding response regulator — MSKRILTIDDSKTIRDMLMLTLVEAGFDVIQAVDGQDGLDVLAKETAEVDVIITDINMPRMDGYEVIRNLRKDPAYKSKPILVLTTESDGDKKNLAREAGATGWMVKPFDPDRLVATVRKVAP; from the coding sequence ATGAGTAAGCGAATTCTCACCATCGACGACTCGAAGACGATTCGCGACATGCTGATGCTCACGCTTGTCGAAGCGGGCTTTGACGTCATCCAGGCCGTTGACGGTCAGGACGGCCTTGACGTGCTCGCGAAGGAAACGGCGGAAGTCGATGTCATCATCACCGACATCAACATGCCGCGCATGGATGGCTATGAGGTAATCCGAAATCTGCGCAAGGACCCGGCCTACAAATCAAAGCCGATCCTCGTGCTCACCACTGAAAGCGACGGCGACAAGAAGAATCTGGCCCGCGAGGCCGGTGCTACCGGTTGGATGGTCAAGCCATTCGATCCGGACCGTCTTGTCGCCACCGTACGTAAAGTGGCGCCCTGA
- a CDS encoding protein-glutamate O-methyltransferase CheR, translating into MKALQSTASKSIGKAGAAASATFALPDVNDSAREFQFSDADFRGLVDLAYQFAGIALSDSKRNLVYSRLSRRLRVLGMKSFSDYREYLEATESERENFINAISTNLTKFFRESHHFDHFRDEIAIPFSRNRSTGRLRVWSAGCSSGEEPHTIAMVLKREIRDVERQDVRILATDIDTEMVARGTRGEYPENSLDEVPRAYQEYFERVPGKANTLVVNRSVRSLIAFKRLNLMETWPFKGPFDAIFCRNVMIYFDAPTKAQLIERFTEKIRPGGFLYIGHSESLNGAHPGISLVGRTIYRRV; encoded by the coding sequence ATGAAGGCCCTGCAGTCAACTGCATCGAAATCGATTGGCAAAGCCGGCGCCGCCGCCTCCGCGACCTTCGCGTTGCCTGACGTCAACGACTCGGCGCGCGAGTTCCAGTTCTCGGATGCCGATTTCCGCGGCCTGGTCGATCTCGCCTATCAATTTGCCGGTATCGCCCTTTCCGACAGCAAGCGCAATCTTGTCTACAGCCGCCTGTCGCGCCGGCTCCGCGTCCTCGGCATGAAGTCGTTCAGCGATTATCGCGAGTATCTCGAGGCGACCGAGAGCGAGCGCGAAAATTTCATCAATGCGATCTCGACGAACCTGACAAAATTCTTCCGCGAGTCGCATCACTTCGACCACTTCCGTGACGAGATCGCCATTCCGTTCAGCCGTAATCGCTCGACGGGCCGTCTGCGCGTCTGGTCGGCCGGCTGCTCGAGCGGTGAGGAGCCGCACACCATCGCCATGGTGCTCAAGCGCGAAATCCGCGACGTCGAACGTCAGGATGTCCGCATCCTCGCCACCGACATCGATACCGAGATGGTCGCGCGCGGTACCCGCGGCGAATATCCGGAAAACTCGCTCGACGAAGTCCCGCGTGCCTACCAGGAATATTTCGAGCGGGTGCCCGGCAAAGCCAACACGCTGGTGGTGAACCGAAGCGTACGCAGCCTGATCGCGTTCAAGCGGCTCAATCTGATGGAGACGTGGCCGTTCAAGGGGCCATTCGACGCCATTTTCTGCCGCAACGTCATGATCTATTTCGACGCTCCGACCAAGGCGCAGCTGATCGAACGCTTCACTGAAAAGATCAGACCCGGCGGCTTCCTGTACATCGGGCATTCGGAATCGCTCAACGGCGCGCATCCCGGCATCAGTCTGGTCGGCCGCACCATTTACCGGAGGGTTTGA
- a CDS encoding Crp/Fnr family transcriptional regulator codes for MNDFRYRQPDLHPVANFATRNSPKSVVETSSFGGTGVFGTQLAEAMIGSASPQSPDDSKMAATMCAVSCDRACSLCPVHNLLCAGLGKDADAELQAMPVASSLHTIPARRLILHPKEWSEYVPIICSGWAMSSIALPDGRRQIISFLLPGDIVSIGSLIAPLSGHAVEAITEVTYRKFKRDELKDFLFGRADLLERLFKLWNEAKTRADQLALDLGRRRADERIARLILRLSEKVAKRSTVRTQTFDFPLRQRHIADATGLTPVHVSKILGELQRAGMVEIGGRTLTILNAAELQRVADWR; via the coding sequence GTGAACGATTTCCGTTATCGACAACCGGACCTGCATCCCGTGGCAAACTTCGCGACCCGAAATTCCCCCAAGTCAGTGGTTGAGACCTCTTCGTTCGGCGGCACCGGAGTCTTCGGTACCCAGTTGGCCGAAGCGATGATTGGCTCGGCCTCGCCGCAGTCCCCCGACGATTCGAAGATGGCGGCAACGATGTGCGCCGTGTCATGCGACAGGGCTTGCTCCCTCTGCCCGGTTCACAACCTTCTCTGCGCCGGCCTTGGCAAGGATGCCGACGCCGAACTGCAGGCGATGCCGGTCGCAAGTTCGCTCCACACCATTCCGGCACGCCGGCTGATCCTGCATCCTAAGGAGTGGTCGGAATACGTGCCGATCATCTGCAGTGGTTGGGCCATGTCGTCGATTGCGCTGCCGGACGGGCGGCGGCAGATCATCTCTTTCCTGTTGCCAGGCGACATCGTTTCGATCGGGAGCCTGATTGCCCCGCTGTCCGGCCACGCCGTCGAAGCGATCACCGAGGTGACGTACCGGAAGTTCAAGCGCGACGAACTCAAGGATTTTCTGTTTGGACGTGCGGATCTGCTCGAACGGCTGTTCAAGCTCTGGAACGAGGCGAAGACGCGCGCCGATCAACTCGCTCTCGATCTGGGCCGCCGCCGCGCCGACGAACGCATCGCCCGCCTTATTCTCAGGCTCTCGGAAAAGGTCGCCAAGCGCTCGACGGTACGAACGCAGACCTTCGACTTCCCGCTGCGCCAGCGTCATATTGCCGACGCGACCGGTTTGACGCCGGTTCATGTCAGTAAGATTCTCGGCGAATTGCAGCGTGCCGGCATGGTCGAGATCGGCGGCCGCACGCTCACCATACTCAACGCCGCGGAACTCCAGCGAGTCGCTGACTGGCGCTAG
- a CDS encoding response regulator, with amino-acid sequence MKNSTINLRDLLILVADPNSYLRRVINGMLRGFGANKVMEVDSATGLFQALTSQKVDILLCDMRLPPHGGLKLTRTIRRNADNENRTMPILLMSSDTSESTVKNARDAGANIVVAKPMSPSGLYDRLGWIVFNPRPFVDCATYFGPDRRFKIEGYPGGVGRRKGDKVIEVAAEEGPSLNQNDIDSLFSNARAGQD; translated from the coding sequence ATGAAAAACTCGACCATCAATTTGCGCGACCTGCTCATCCTCGTCGCCGACCCGAATTCTTACCTGCGCCGTGTCATCAACGGCATGCTGCGCGGTTTCGGCGCCAACAAGGTTATGGAAGTCGACAGTGCCACCGGTCTGTTTCAGGCACTGACAAGCCAGAAGGTCGACATCCTGCTGTGCGACATGCGACTGCCCCCGCACGGCGGTCTGAAGCTCACGCGCACCATCCGCCGCAACGCCGACAATGAAAACCGCACCATGCCGATTCTGCTGATGTCGAGCGACACCAGCGAATCGACCGTGAAGAACGCTCGCGATGCCGGCGCCAACATCGTGGTCGCAAAGCCGATGTCGCCGAGCGGCCTCTACGACCGCCTGGGCTGGATCGTGTTCAACCCGCGTCCCTTCGTCGACTGCGCGACCTATTTCGGCCCGGATCGCCGGTTCAAGATCGAGGGCTATCCGGGCGGCGTCGGCCGCCGCAAGGGCGACAAAGTGATCGAAGTCGCTGCGGAAGAAGGCCCGAGCCTCAACCAGAACGACATCGATAGCCTGTTCTCGAACGCCCGCGCAGGACAAGACTGA
- a CDS encoding chemoreceptor glutamine deamidase CheD, with the protein MSIATIARSSDPGSDTSAAFASRKFFDAVSQTWMVKVFPGEYYVTSKPDEVLVTILGSCVAACIRDPKLGIGGMNHFMLPHSKAGNWAGDMQSTRFGNFAMEKLINELLKAGCSRNSLEIKVFGGGNVTDTQNAIGTDNSDFILRYLEAEGLRCVAQDLRGNLPRRIHYTPSTGKVIRRLLGSGESPAVAREEKEYVSRISKRQTGGEITLFD; encoded by the coding sequence ATGAGTATCGCCACAATTGCGCGGTCGAGTGACCCGGGATCGGACACCAGCGCGGCCTTCGCCTCGCGCAAGTTCTTCGACGCCGTGAGCCAGACATGGATGGTGAAGGTGTTCCCCGGCGAATACTACGTCACCTCGAAGCCGGACGAAGTTCTCGTCACCATTCTCGGCTCATGCGTTGCCGCCTGTATCCGCGATCCGAAGCTCGGCATTGGTGGGATGAATCATTTCATGCTGCCGCATTCGAAGGCCGGCAACTGGGCCGGCGACATGCAGTCGACGCGCTTCGGCAATTTCGCGATGGAAAAGCTCATCAACGAACTGCTGAAGGCCGGTTGTTCCCGCAATTCGCTCGAGATCAAGGTTTTCGGCGGCGGTAACGTTACCGATACGCAAAATGCCATCGGCACCGACAACTCGGACTTCATACTGCGCTATCTCGAGGCCGAAGGGCTTCGCTGCGTCGCCCAGGATTTGCGCGGCAACCTGCCGCGCCGCATCCATTACACGCCTTCGACCGGCAAGGTGATCCGTCGCCTGCTCGGCTCCGGCGAGTCGCCGGCGGTCGCGCGCGAGGAAAAGGAATACGTCAGCCGTATCTCGAAACGCCAGACCGGCGGCGAAATTACGCTGTTCGACTGA